The segment CGTTGCTCCTGCCTACTGTGATCCCTTCCCAACTTTTTTGATGGAAGCCATGAACTATGGTATTCCCTGTGTTGTGTCCAATCGAGACGGAATGCCCGAAATTGTCGATCACGAAATCAATGGGATCGTGCTTCAGCATTTGACTTCTGAGCATTTAGCAAAGCATCTGATTGATCTGCTCACAAATCCTGCTGTGCTTTTATCAATGTCTCAAGCAGCGCAGATGAAAGTTCGGACTCAATTGAACTGGAATGCGATCGCGAAAACCATAGCGCAGACTCTAAAATCTGAGGCATATGATTATGTTTAACTTTGGCTTTGTCATAGAACACATGCTAGGGCATGTCACACACTATCAGAATCTAAAACACTGGGTCACACAAGATAGCACTGTACGTCCGGTTTGGATGCCGATCGAGGCGGGAAAAAATGATCTATGGAAACATCTGCCGATGATTCGTAACAACTGGTCGCTCCAGTCTAGTCTTCGTGCCCGTGATGCGATTCGAGCGGCTCAGCCTTTAGATGCCCTATTTTTGCATACTCAAACCGTATCTTTATTCGCATCTTCATTTGCACAGCAGATTCCAACCATTATTTCTACAGATGCTACACCGCTCAACTATGACACTGTTGCCGCAGGATATCAGCATAAAGTTGGGGGACATTCCTTACTAGAACGTCAGAAATTTTTGTGGAATCGCCATTCTTATCATGCTGCTACTGCTCTGATTACATTCTGTCACTGGGCAAAAGACTCTCTGATCAAAGATTATGATGTACCTGCTGAGAAAGTCACCGTGATCTCATCTGGGATCGACTTAGAACAATGGCATTTTCAGCGAAATCAAACGATCGATAGTCCTGTACGTTTGCTATTTGTAGGAGGAGATTTTACTCGTAAAGGAGGACATACGCTGATTGAAGCTTTTCGCAGTGGGCTGGAGGGTTGCACGCTAGATATTGTCACCCAAGATGCACAAGTTGCTGAGGATCTATCAGGCGTTGAGCGAGTCAAGGTCTATCAGAATTTGGGGGCGAATAGTTCAAAACTCAAGGAATTGTATGCTAAAGCAGATATGTTTGTCTTGCCGACTCAGGCTGACTGCTATCCCAATGTAATTATGGAAGCAATGGCGGCAGGCTTACCGATTGTTACCACTGATGTTGGCGCGATCGGTGAACAGGTAGACAACGGAGTGAATGGACTGCTTGTGCCGATCTCAGATGTCAGTGCTTTGGTGACGGCACTTAAGGTTTTGATTGATGATCCATTGAAACGACGAGCGATGTCGATCGCGAGTCGTCAGCTAGCAATAGAACGATTTGATGGTCGCCGCAACTATAACCAGATTTTAGCCTTGATGAAAAATTTAACTCAGGAGCATCAAGCTTCTAAACGGTTGTCTTCTCCAAAAAATCTCTTGGTGCGTTTCTAATTATGGTGGTCAATCATTTAGCAAGTTCTTCTGAAATTCAGGTTAAGCAGCGAGTTAGAGTAAAGCCCGATGTTGCAATTTTTTTGCGAGGGCTATATGGTGGCGGTGCTGAAAAAGCAATGCTGAATCTTGCTCGTGGATTTATCGATCGTGGATTACAAGTTGATCTCGTGCTTGCTAGAGCCGCGGGAGTGTATTTAGAACAAGTCCAGCCTGAGATTCGAGTTGTGGATCTCAAAGCAGAATGGATGCCATCAAGTTTGCCAAAACTCACTCGCTATCTCCAGCAGACTCATCCCACGACAATGCTCGCCGCTTTGCATTATCCCTGTGAAATTGCTTTGTGGGCAAAACGGCTCGCAAGAGTTTCAACGCGCATCATTGTGTCAGAGCATAATCATCTTTCGCTTGAAGCACAGCGCATTCCTCAACGATCGGTGCAATTCACTCCGACTGCTGCGAGACTATTTTATCCTTGGGCAGATGGAATCGTTGCCGTTTCGCAAGGCGTTGCAGACGATCTCGCTGAGATTACTCGACTCAATCGCGATCGCATTCAAGTCGTCTACAATCCGATCGTGTTACCTGAATTGTTCACGCAAGCGCAAGAACCTGTAACACATCCTTGGTTTAAGCCTGATCAACCTCCTGTCGTTCTAGCGGTAGGTCGGCTCTATCCACAAAAAGATTTTTC is part of the Leptolyngbya boryana PCC 6306 genome and harbors:
- a CDS encoding glycosyltransferase family 4 protein, translating into MFNFGFVIEHMLGHVTHYQNLKHWVTQDSTVRPVWMPIEAGKNDLWKHLPMIRNNWSLQSSLRARDAIRAAQPLDALFLHTQTVSLFASSFAQQIPTIISTDATPLNYDTVAAGYQHKVGGHSLLERQKFLWNRHSYHAATALITFCHWAKDSLIKDYDVPAEKVTVISSGIDLEQWHFQRNQTIDSPVRLLFVGGDFTRKGGHTLIEAFRSGLEGCTLDIVTQDAQVAEDLSGVERVKVYQNLGANSSKLKELYAKADMFVLPTQADCYPNVIMEAMAAGLPIVTTDVGAIGEQVDNGVNGLLVPISDVSALVTALKVLIDDPLKRRAMSIASRQLAIERFDGRRNYNQILALMKNLTQEHQASKRLSSPKNLLVRF
- a CDS encoding glycosyltransferase, giving the protein MVVNHLASSSEIQVKQRVRVKPDVAIFLRGLYGGGAEKAMLNLARGFIDRGLQVDLVLARAAGVYLEQVQPEIRVVDLKAEWMPSSLPKLTRYLQQTHPTTMLAALHYPCEIALWAKRLARVSTRIIVSEHNHLSLEAQRIPQRSVQFTPTAARLFYPWADGIVAVSQGVADDLAEITRLNRDRIQVVYNPIVLPELFTQAQEPVTHPWFKPDQPPVVLAVGRLYPQKDFSTLIHAFAQVRRIRPARLVILGDGPERERLTTLVEELGLTEDVALLGFVQNPYAYMAKAAVFVLSSAWEGLGNVLVEALAVGTPVVSTNCESGPAEILAQGKYGVLTPVGDDSAIASAIIQTLSSPARQVDPQWLKQFTLETCTQQYLDVLGICDYSSPTKTV